From Kwoniella shandongensis chromosome 2, complete sequence, the proteins below share one genomic window:
- a CDS encoding peptidyl-prolyl cis-trans isomerase-like 1: MAAATYVTFDTSVGSFTVELYNNHAPKTTNNFSKLAERGYYNGVIFHRIIPGFMIQGGDPTGTGRGGTSVYGDKFADEIHPELRFVGAGILAMANSGPNTNGSQFFITCAPTPFLDGKHTIFGRVSSGMKTIQRLEAVRTDNNDRPVEEIKIHKARLGDAAVGSGLVVGTPAL, encoded by the exons ATGGCTGCTGCAACATATGTTACGTTCGACACTTCAGTCGGATCATTCACTGTTGAGCTCTACAACAACCATGCACCAAAG ACAACTAACAACTTCTCAAAACTCGCTGAGAGAGGTTATTACAATGGCGTAATCTTCCATCGTATCATTCCC GGCTTCATGATCCAAGGCGGTGATCCTACAGGAacaggtcgaggaggtacTTCAGTCTACGGCGACAAGTTTGCAGATGAGATACATCCCGAATTGAGGTTTGTCGGTGCAGGAATATTAGCAATGGCGAACAGCGGACCTAATAcgaatg GTTCACAATTCTTTATCACTTGT GCCCCCACACCATTCCTTGATGGAAAACACACAATATTCGGTCGCGTCTCATCTGGAATGAAGACAATCCAACGATTAGAAGCTGTCAGAACGGATAACAACGATAGACCGGTagaggagatcaagataCATAAAGCGAGATTGGGAGATGCCGCCGTCGGTAGTGGCCTGGTGGTTGGGACACCGGCGTTGTAA